In Nonomuraea muscovyensis, the following proteins share a genomic window:
- a CDS encoding YbaB/EbfC family nucleoid-associated protein has product MTTQRSGDPEIDRMLAQLAQQTELLEEVGRSLEEARGRGVAADGQVQVEVLPSGGLAALRIAPRAMRLGSEELAEAIMEAARRAEEDVTGQTFAVTQRLLAGPDGH; this is encoded by the coding sequence ATGACCACACAGCGCAGCGGGGACCCGGAGATCGACCGCATGCTCGCCCAGCTCGCCCAGCAGACGGAGTTGCTGGAGGAGGTCGGCCGCAGCCTGGAGGAGGCGCGCGGGCGCGGCGTGGCGGCGGACGGGCAGGTCCAGGTGGAGGTGCTGCCCAGCGGCGGGCTCGCCGCCCTGCGCATCGCGCCCCGCGCGATGCGGCTCGGGTCCGAGGAGCTGGCTGAGGCGATCATGGAGGCGGCCAGACGGGCCGAGGAGGACGTCACGGGCCAGACCTTCGCCGTCACCCAGCGGCTCCTC